A genomic segment from Melospiza georgiana isolate bMelGeo1 chromosome 17, bMelGeo1.pri, whole genome shotgun sequence encodes:
- the LOC131090895 gene encoding signal-regulatory protein beta-1-like, with product MAAAAAPLLSGQRSPVQRRLLGVDAQAGQGFTVQQPQAKVAVAVGETLTLKCTTSGDAGPGPVMWLKGWGSGNKTVYDQNNKDPSSRVTAAAPGSNTNFTIRIRNVQPDDAGTYYCVKFAKKTTGVDEVFRHGSGTEVSVQEAALVPGMVAAAVVLCFLLGLFVALCMYRRKRQGGVGSPCPARTVATGSLSSVPLQGCAETPGTPSEVLDAESSHLPSQPSSKEESNIHYADLQPLPPAPRRGRSPGTAPTEYASLRVAAK from the exons ATGGCCGCGGCAGCAGCTCCGCTCCTGTCTGGGCAGCGAAGCCCCGTCCAGCGGCGGCTCTTGG gtgtggaTGCCCAGGCGGGTCAGGGCTTCActgtgcagcagccccaggccaaggtggcagtggcagtgggGGAGACGCTCACCCTGAAATGCACCACGTCTGGAGATGCTGGACCAGGTCCTGTGATGTGGCTGAAGGGCTGGGGCAGTGGAAACAAGACTGTCTATGACCAGAATAACAAGGATCCCTCCTCCCGTGTGACGGCGGCAGCACCTGGGTCTAACACAAACTTCACCATCCGCATCAGGAACGTCCAGCCTGATGATGCTGGCACCTATTACTGTGTGAAATTTGCCAAGAAGACCACTGGTGTTGATGAGGTGTTTAGGCATGGCAGTGGCACCGAGGTGTCCGTGCAAG AGGCAGCCCTGGTTCCTGgaatggtggctgcagctgtcgtgctctgcttcctcctcGGCCTCTTCGTGGCCCTTTGCATGTACAGGAGGAAGCGCCAAGGTGGggtgggcagcccctgcccagccaggacagTGGCCACGGGCAGCCTCTCGtctgtccctctgcagggctgtgcagagacccctggcacccccag TGAAGTCCTGGATGCAGAGAGCTCCCACCTGCCCAGCCAG CCGAGCAGCAAGGAGGAGAGCAACATCCACTACGCCgacctgcagcctctgcccccGGCCCCACGGCGTGGCAGGAGCCCGGGCACAGCCCCCACCGAGTATGCCAGCCTCAGGGTAGCTGCCAAGTGa
- the LOC131090540 gene encoding LOW QUALITY PROTEIN: signal-regulatory protein beta-1-like (The sequence of the model RefSeq protein was modified relative to this genomic sequence to represent the inferred CDS: inserted 1 base in 1 codon): MVLEAQELPLVCLMLLLLCREPGVDAQVGQGFTLQQPQAKVTVTAGERLTLICTTSGVAGVGPVMWLKGWGNGNKTVYDPNIKDPSSRVTEAVPGSDTNFTIHIRNVQPEDMGTYYCVKFVKNAFGDDEVFRRPSGTEVTVQAKPSPPLVSGPERRARPNDSVPFTCTTGGFFPDKIDVKWFKNGNPMTAKPPQVTQSRMKTYNMSSTVMVTLQKDDARSQITCEVTHPTLRAPLRGSFQLSRVLRVPPSVKVRAEPSPAEVNKTVAFTCLLKEFYPAKVSISWLENGIEIKGQNLSGPREVSRGLFELSSWVEMQVTEEKNGSTITCRVVHDGGAXANYSAIPWISNTSLDGFQMDKGANVLSSLLLLLSMGVLLEKGLLGGLLFFLFKRMNRKASEMLPYPAPPQSPAPAAGSQGLATVSRDL; the protein is encoded by the exons ATGGTTCTggaggcacaggagctgcctctcGTGTGCctgatgctgctcctgctctgcagagagccgG gtgtggaTGCCCAGGTGGGTCAGGGCTTcactctgcagcagccccaggccaaGGTGACGGTGACAGCGGGGGAGAGGCTCACCCTGATCTGCACCACGTCTGGAGTTGCTGGAGTAGGTCCTGTGATGTGGCTGAAGGGCTGGGGCAATGGGAACAAGACTGTCTATGACCCCAATATCAAGGATCCCTCCTCCCGTGTGACGGAGGCAGTGCCTGGGTCTGACACAAACTTCACCATCCACATCAGGAACGTCCAGCCTGAGGACATGGGCACCTACTACTGTGTGAAGTTTGTCAAGAATGCTTTTGGTGATGATGAGGTGTTTAGGCGCCCCAGTGGCACCGAGGTGACTGTGCAAG CCAAACCCAGCCCCCCGCTCGTGTCCGGGCCTGAGCGGAGAGCGAGGCCGAACGACTCAGTGCCTTTCACCTGCACGACTGGAGGGTTCTTTCCTGACAAGATTGATGTGAAATGGTTCAAGAATGGCAACCCCATGACGGCTAAGCCACCCCAGGTCACTCAGTCAAGGATGAAAACCTACAACATGTCCAGCACAGTGATGGTGACCCTGCAGAAGGACGATGCCCGCTCGCAGATCACCTGTGAGGTGACGCACCCCACGCTGCGGGCCCCGCTGCGAGGGAgcttccagctcagcagggtGCTGAGAG ttccccccagcGTCAAAGTGCGCGCTGAGCCGAGCCCCGCTGAGGTGAACAAGACCGTGGCCTTCACCTGCCTCCTGAAGGAGTTTTACCCAGCCAAAGTGTCCATTTCCTGGCTGGAGAATGGGATTGAGATAAAGGGGCAGAACCTCTCTGGGCCACGGGAGGTGTCCCGGGGCTTGTTTGAGCTGAGCAGCTGGGTGGAGATGCAAGTGACGGAGGAGAAAAACGGGTCTACGATCACCTGCAGGGTGGTGCACGATGGTGGTG CTGCCAACTACTCAGCTATCCCGTGGATCTCCAACACGTCCCTGGATGGGTTTCAGATGGATAAGG GTGCGAACGTTCTgtccagcctcctcctcctcctgtcgATGGGTGTCCTGCTGGAGAAGGGGCTCCTCGGGGggctcctcttcttcctcttcaagCGCATGAATAGAAAAGCATCGGAGATGTTGCCCTACCCTGCTCCACCTCAGTCCCCGGCTCCCGCAGCCGGGTCCCAGGGCTTGGCCACTGTCAGCCGCGATTTGTGA
- the NSFL1C gene encoding NSFL1 cofactor p47, translating to MADREEALREFVAVTGAEEERARFFLESAGWDLQIALASFYEDGGDEDILTLPQPTPSSISRGTGASDHRVTSFRDLVHAQEEDDEEEEGQRFYAGGSERSGQQIVGPPRKKSPNELVEDLFKGAKEHGAVAVDRTAKSGGETSKPKPFAGGGYRLGATPEEESAYVAGERRPSSSQDVHVVLKLWKSGFSLDSGELRSYQDPSNAQFLDDIRRGEVPAELRRLARGGQVNLDMEDHRDEEYVKPKSVFRAFTGEGQKLGSTAPQVMGTSSPAQQAENEAKASSAVVIDESEPVTNIQIRLADGGRLVQKFNHSHRIRDIRLFIVDARPAMAATSFVLMTTFPNKELTDENQTLKEANLLNAVIVQRLT from the exons ATGGCGGACAGGGAGGAGGCGCTGAGGGAGTTCGTGGCCGTGACCGGCGCCGAGGAGGAGCGAGCGCGGTTCTTCCTCGAGTCCGCCGGCTGGGACCTCCAG ATTGCACTTGCCAGTTTCTATGAGGACGGGGGTGACGAGGACATCCtgacccttccccagcccacGCCCAGCTCCATCTCCAGAGGCACTGGAGCCAG TGACCACCGAGTAACCTCGTTCAGAGACCTTGTGCATGCtcaggaggaggatgatgaagaggaggagggacAGCG GTTTTATGCGGGTGGCTCAGAGAGGAGTGGGCAGCAGATCGTGGGTCCTCCGAGGAAGAAGAGTCCCAACGAGCTGGTGGAGGATCTGTTCAAGGGAGCCAAGGAGCACGGCGCCGTGGCCGTCGATCGGACAGCCAAGAGCGGCGGCGAGACCAGCAAGCCAAAG CCTTTTGCAGGGGGAGGATATCGCCTTGGGGCTACTCCAGAGGAGGAGTCAGCTTATgtggcaggagagaggagaCCGAGCTCTTCTCAGGAT gtgcaCGTTGTACTGAAGCTCTGGAAGAGTGGATTTAGCCTGGATAGTGGAGAGCTGAGGAGCTACCAGGATCCATCCAATGCCCAGTTCCTCGATGATATCCGCAGAGG GGAAGTCCCAGCTGAGCTGCGCAGGTTAGCACGGGGCGGACAGGTGAACCTGGACATGGAGGATCACCGTGATGAGGAGTATGTGAAACCTAAAAGTGTCTTCAGAGCTTTTACTGGAGAAGgacagaagctgggcag CACCGCGCCCCAGGTGATGGGCACCAGCTCTCCGGCCCAGCAGGCAGAGAACGAGGCCAAAGCCAGTTCTGCCGTCGTGATCGATGAGTCCGAGCCCGTCACCAACATCCAGATCCGGCTCGCGGACGGCGGGCGCCTGGTGCAGAAGTTCAACCACAGTCACAG GATCCGTGACATCCGGCTCTTCATCGTAGATGCTCGGCCAGCGATGGCTGCCACCAGTTTCGTCCTCATGACCACCTTCCCCAATAAAGAGCTGACTGATGAGAACCAGACCCTGAAGGAAGCCAACCTGCTCAACGCTGTCATTGTGCAGAGGTTGACATAA
- the FKBP1A gene encoding peptidyl-prolyl cis-trans isomerase FKBP1A: MAVTAAAAHTWPLLRRAAGAAGASGTGTGMGVHVETIAPGDGRTFPKRGQTCVVHYTGMLEDGKKFDSSRDRNKPFKFVMGKQEVIRGWEEGVAQMSVGQRAKMTISPDYAYGSTGHPGIIPPNATLIFDVELMKLE, from the exons ATGGCGGTGACCGCCGCGGCTGCGCACACGTGGCCCCTCCTCCGTCGGGCTGCGGGCGCTGCGGGTGCgagcggcaccggcaccggcatGGGCGTGCATGTGGAGACCATCGCCCCCGGCGACG GGCGGACGTTCCCCAAGCGCGGCCAGACCTGCGTGGTGCACTACACGG GTATGCTGGAGGATGGGAAGAAGTTTGATTCCTCCCGCGACAGGAACAAGCCGTTCAAGTTTGTGATGGGCAAGCAGGAGGTGATCCGTGGCTGGGAGGAAGGCGTCGCTCAG ATGAGCGTTGGTCAGCGGGCAAAGATGACCATCTCCCCAGATTACGCCTACGGCTCCACTGGGCACCCAGGGATCATCCCACCAAACGCCACTCTAATTTTTGACGTGGAGCTCATGAAATTGGAATGA
- the SDCBP2 gene encoding syntenin-2 isoform X1 — protein MATLYPSLEDMKGHQVLQAQAAAGVRTPATTVATEKPKLTSATTVSTEKPKLTSGTDHPSVCPSEPPVLYPNLAELENYMGLALSSEEIQKNLGTEDSTALTPVGPSPGQLVAPLSGHSAGLRRAEIKPGVREIHLCKDERGKTGLQLKNVDQGIFVQLVKANSPAALVGLRFGDQVLQIDGKNCAGWSSDKAQRALKKANPEKIVMVVRDRPFQRTVTVHKDSTGHVGIVVKKGKIVSLAKDSSAARNGLLTHHCICEVNGQNVIGMKDKQLMEVLAGAGNVVTLTIIPTVIYEHMVKRLSSGLVKSSMDHSIPDL, from the exons atgGCAACACTCTACCCCTCCCTGGAGGACATGAAGGGCCACCAGGTCCTGCAG gcacaggcagcagctggggtgAGGACCCCTGCCACCACAGTGGCCACAGAGAAGCCAAAGCTCACCTCTGCCACCACAGTGTCCACAGAGAAGCCAAAGCTCACCTCGGGCACCG ACCACCCCTCGGTATGTCCCTCAGAGCCTCCTGTGCTGTACCCCAACCTGGCCGAGCTGGAGAACTACATGGGGCTGGCACTCTCCAGCGAGGAGATCCAGAAGAACCTGGGCACGGAGGACAGCACC gcGCTGACCCCCGTGGGGCCCTCCCCAGGCCAGCTGGTGGCTCCCCTGAGCGGGCACAgcgcggggctgcggcgggcaGAGATCAAACCGGGCGTGCGGGAGATCCACCTGTGCAAGGACGAGCGCGGCAAGACGGGGCTGCAGCTCAAGAACGTCGAccag ggcatcTTCGTGCAGCTGGTGAAGGCCAACTCGCCAGCAGCGCTGGTGGGGCTGCGCTTTGGGGACCAGGTGCTGCAGATCGATGGCAAGAACTGCGCGGGCTGGAGCAGTGACAAGGCACAGCGCGCCCTGAAGAAGGCCAACCCTGAAAAAATCGTCATGGTggtgagggacag GCCATTCCAGCGCACCGTGACCGTGCACAAGGACAGCACTGGCCACGTCGGCATCGTGGTGAAGAAAGGGAAGATTGTGTCGCTGGCCAAGGACAGCTCGGCCGCCCGCAACGGGCTCCTCACCCACCACTGCATCTGCGAGGTGAACGGCCAGAACGTCATCGGCATGAag GATAAGCAGCTCATGGAggtgctggcaggggctgggaacgTGGTGACACTGACCATCATCCCCACTGTGATCTACGAGCACATGGTCAAACG gCTCTCATCAGGGCTGGTGAAGTCATCCATGGACCACTCCATCCCTGACCTGTGA
- the SDCBP2 gene encoding syntenin-2 isoform X2, which yields MATLYPSLEDMKGHQVLQAQAAAGVRTPATTVATEKPKLTSATTPPVLYPNLAELENYMGLALSSEEIQKNLGTEDSTALTPVGPSPGQLVAPLSGHSAGLRRAEIKPGVREIHLCKDERGKTGLQLKNVDQGIFVQLVKANSPAALVGLRFGDQVLQIDGKNCAGWSSDKAQRALKKANPEKIVMVVRDRPFQRTVTVHKDSTGHVGIVVKKGKIVSLAKDSSAARNGLLTHHCICEVNGQNVIGMKDKQLMEVLAGAGNVVTLTIIPTVIYEHMVKRLSSGLVKSSMDHSIPDL from the exons atgGCAACACTCTACCCCTCCCTGGAGGACATGAAGGGCCACCAGGTCCTGCAG gcacaggcagcagctggggtgAGGACCCCTGCCACCACAGTGGCCACAGAGAAGCCAAAGCTCACCTCTGCCACCACA CCTCCTGTGCTGTACCCCAACCTGGCCGAGCTGGAGAACTACATGGGGCTGGCACTCTCCAGCGAGGAGATCCAGAAGAACCTGGGCACGGAGGACAGCACC gcGCTGACCCCCGTGGGGCCCTCCCCAGGCCAGCTGGTGGCTCCCCTGAGCGGGCACAgcgcggggctgcggcgggcaGAGATCAAACCGGGCGTGCGGGAGATCCACCTGTGCAAGGACGAGCGCGGCAAGACGGGGCTGCAGCTCAAGAACGTCGAccag ggcatcTTCGTGCAGCTGGTGAAGGCCAACTCGCCAGCAGCGCTGGTGGGGCTGCGCTTTGGGGACCAGGTGCTGCAGATCGATGGCAAGAACTGCGCGGGCTGGAGCAGTGACAAGGCACAGCGCGCCCTGAAGAAGGCCAACCCTGAAAAAATCGTCATGGTggtgagggacag GCCATTCCAGCGCACCGTGACCGTGCACAAGGACAGCACTGGCCACGTCGGCATCGTGGTGAAGAAAGGGAAGATTGTGTCGCTGGCCAAGGACAGCTCGGCCGCCCGCAACGGGCTCCTCACCCACCACTGCATCTGCGAGGTGAACGGCCAGAACGTCATCGGCATGAag GATAAGCAGCTCATGGAggtgctggcaggggctgggaacgTGGTGACACTGACCATCATCCCCACTGTGATCTACGAGCACATGGTCAAACG gCTCTCATCAGGGCTGGTGAAGTCATCCATGGACCACTCCATCCCTGACCTGTGA